Proteins encoded by one window of Pseudonocardia alni:
- a CDS encoding proline--tRNA ligase: protein MLTRMSSLFLRTLREDPADAEVPSHKLLVRAGYVRRVAPGVYSWLPLGLTVLRRVEKVVREEMDAMGGQEIQFPALLPREPYETTNRWTEYGPNLFRLKDRKGGDYLLGPTHEELFTLAVKGEYSSYKDYPVILYQIQNKYRDEERPRAGILRGREFLMKDSYSFDLTDEGLSESYRKHRDAYVKIFDRLGLRYVIVSATSGAMGGSASEEFLAESETGEDTFVRGPGGYAANVEAVTTPAPPAVPLDGLPAAQVHHTPDTPTIESLVTFLNAHTERTFTAADTLKNVLVKTRQPGADEWELLGIGVPGDREVDMKRLEASLEPAEVALLDEADFARNGFLVKGYIGPGALAANGVRYLVDPRIVTGTAWVTGADKADHHVVDLVAGRDFTPDGTIEAAEVRAGDPSPDGTGVLEAARGIEIGHIFQLGRKYADAFSLDALGPDSKPVRITMGSYGIGVSRLVAAIAEQSHDGSGLVWPRSVAPFDVHLVVAGKSAELLAGGEAVAAELEAQGLSVVLDDRKASPGVKFADAELIGVPTIVVVGRGLADGKLELKDRATGERSEIDRAGAAELVAGIVRGA, encoded by the coding sequence GTGTTGACCCGGATGTCGTCGCTGTTCCTGCGCACCCTGCGTGAGGACCCGGCCGACGCGGAGGTACCCAGCCACAAGCTGCTGGTCCGCGCCGGTTATGTCCGTCGCGTGGCCCCGGGCGTGTACTCCTGGCTGCCGCTCGGTCTCACGGTGCTCCGCCGCGTCGAGAAGGTGGTGCGCGAGGAGATGGACGCCATGGGCGGCCAGGAGATCCAGTTCCCGGCGCTGTTGCCGCGCGAGCCCTACGAGACGACGAACCGGTGGACCGAGTACGGCCCGAACCTGTTCCGCCTCAAGGACCGCAAGGGCGGCGACTACCTGCTCGGCCCGACCCACGAGGAACTGTTCACCCTCGCGGTCAAGGGCGAGTACTCGTCCTACAAGGACTACCCGGTCATCCTCTACCAGATCCAGAACAAGTACCGCGACGAGGAGCGCCCCCGCGCGGGCATCCTGCGCGGCCGCGAGTTCCTCATGAAGGACTCCTACTCCTTCGACCTCACCGACGAGGGACTGTCGGAGTCCTACCGCAAGCACCGCGACGCCTACGTGAAGATCTTCGACCGGCTCGGGCTGCGCTACGTGATCGTGTCCGCGACCTCGGGTGCGATGGGCGGCTCGGCGTCGGAGGAGTTCCTCGCCGAGTCCGAGACCGGCGAGGACACCTTCGTCCGCGGTCCCGGCGGCTACGCGGCCAACGTCGAGGCCGTCACCACGCCCGCGCCCCCCGCGGTCCCGCTCGACGGGCTGCCCGCCGCGCAGGTGCACCACACGCCGGACACCCCGACCATCGAGTCGCTGGTGACCTTCCTCAACGCGCACACCGAGCGCACCTTCACCGCGGCCGACACGCTGAAGAACGTGCTGGTGAAGACCCGGCAGCCCGGCGCGGACGAGTGGGAGCTGCTGGGGATCGGCGTCCCCGGCGACCGCGAGGTCGACATGAAGCGCCTGGAGGCGTCGCTGGAGCCCGCCGAGGTGGCGCTGCTCGACGAGGCCGACTTCGCCCGCAACGGGTTCCTGGTCAAGGGCTACATCGGGCCGGGCGCGCTCGCCGCGAACGGCGTCCGCTACCTCGTGGACCCGCGGATCGTCACCGGCACCGCCTGGGTCACCGGCGCGGACAAGGCCGACCACCACGTCGTCGACCTCGTCGCGGGCCGCGACTTCACCCCGGACGGCACGATCGAGGCCGCCGAGGTCCGCGCCGGGGACCCGTCCCCGGACGGCACCGGCGTGCTGGAGGCCGCCCGCGGCATCGAGATCGGGCACATCTTCCAGCTCGGCCGCAAGTACGCCGACGCCTTCTCCCTCGACGCGCTCGGCCCGGACTCCAAGCCGGTCCGGATCACGATGGGCTCCTACGGCATCGGTGTCTCCCGGCTGGTCGCCGCGATCGCCGAGCAGTCCCACGACGGCTCCGGCCTGGTGTGGCCGCGGTCGGTGGCGCCGTTCGACGTGCACCTCGTCGTCGCGGGCAAGTCCGCGGAGCTGCTGGCGGGCGGCGAGGCCGTCGCCGCCGAGCTGGAGGCCCAGGGCCTGTCGGTCGTGCTCGACGACCGCAAGGCGAGCCCCGGCGTGAAGTTCGCCGACGCCGAGCTGATCGGCGTGCCGACGATCGTCGTCGTCGGGCGGGGGCTCGCCGACGGGAAGCTGGAGCTCAAGGACCGCGCCACCGGCGAGCGGAGCGAGATCGACCGCGCCGGTGCCGCCGAGCTCGTCGCGGGGATCGTCCGCGGGGCCTGA